In Methanosarcina siciliae T4/M, one genomic interval encodes:
- a CDS encoding glycosyltransferase gives MNKVLVLCYDFSPTGGTGILRTLKFCKYLPQNQWIPVIIHAKNRNILKFLSNSPDIMFNCRRYSSLRSKLFEYIGILSDRYLKSYRYIFLPDIHIYTIIPTFLKVLNISRREQIDLLYCSCSPYSFAISGVLTKKIINKPLVVDLRDAWTLNPYEYYPTILHRKFDEMLERFVFNNCDSIIMVADVIENKYIDKYGETVSNKIHTIPNGFDSLDLQLIEPENDKFIITYTGSFYGIRKPDSFLKGLKRFVESNKPNDIEIHFYGNSSRLVEELVNKYNLSRYVFSHPFIKNKEVYLILAKSHLLLFIEPSSATPTKLFEYLSSDRPILAIIPEGEASKLIRKYSIYSCTTPESEDRIAFFIEKYYNSWKNGLFKIHSTRTEFMSEFNRENLTKRLSNIFDHLCNQ, from the coding sequence ATGAATAAAGTATTAGTATTGTGTTATGATTTCTCTCCAACAGGTGGGACTGGTATTTTAAGAACTTTAAAATTTTGTAAATATTTGCCTCAAAATCAATGGATACCAGTAATAATTCACGCAAAAAATAGAAATATATTAAAATTTTTATCTAATAGTCCCGATATTATGTTCAATTGTAGGAGATATAGTAGTCTCCGATCTAAACTTTTTGAATATATAGGTATCCTTTCTGACCGTTATTTAAAGAGCTATAGATATATATTTTTGCCAGATATACATATATACACTATAATACCGACCTTCTTAAAAGTTCTCAATATAAGTCGGCGTGAACAGATCGATTTATTATATTGTTCATGCTCACCATACAGTTTTGCTATATCAGGAGTTCTTACAAAAAAAATAATTAACAAGCCACTTGTTGTTGATTTACGTGATGCTTGGACACTTAATCCTTATGAATATTACCCAACTATATTACATCGTAAGTTTGATGAGATGCTAGAACGATTTGTTTTTAATAATTGTGATAGTATTATTATGGTTGCAGATGTAATTGAAAATAAATACATAGATAAATATGGGGAAACTGTAAGTAATAAAATTCATACTATACCAAACGGTTTTGATTCTTTAGATCTACAGTTAATCGAACCAGAAAATGATAAATTTATAATAACATACACAGGGAGCTTTTATGGCATCAGAAAACCAGATTCCTTTTTAAAAGGACTTAAAAGATTTGTAGAATCTAATAAGCCAAATGATATTGAAATACATTTTTATGGTAATTCTAGTAGATTAGTAGAGGAACTTGTAAATAAATACAACCTTAGTAGATACGTATTTAGCCATCCATTTATTAAAAATAAAGAAGTCTATTTAATACTAGCCAAGTCACATTTGCTTTTATTTATAGAGCCTTCAAGTGCAACCCCTACTAAATTATTTGAATACCTGTCATCGGACAGACCAATTTTAGCAATAATTCCTGAAGGAGAAGCCTCTAAATTGATAAGAAAATATTCTATTTACTCTTGTACTACTCCAGAAAGTGAAGATAGAATTGCATTTTTTATTGAGAAATATTATAACTCTTGGAAAAATGGTCTTTTTAAGATACACTCTACACGCACGGAATTCATGTCTGAATTTAATCGAGAAAATCTAACTAAGAGGCTTTCAAATATTTTTGATCATTTATGTAATCAGTAA
- a CDS encoding pyridoxamine 5'-phosphate oxidase family protein, translated as MGSQKLINDPQQIEAILSTARFLRLALSDTETPYIVPMSFGYKENAIYLHSSQKGRKIEILKKNPRVCFEAAVETELITADDPCNYNVRYRSVIGHGQAKFLEDYNEKVEGLTVLSEHYGKKGPFEFEEWKVNRLCVIKIEIEKMTGKESGF; from the coding sequence ATGGGAAGCCAGAAACTCATCAATGACCCCCAGCAAATCGAAGCCATCCTTTCAACCGCCAGGTTCCTCCGTCTCGCCCTTTCCGATACCGAAACCCCATACATAGTCCCCATGTCCTTCGGCTATAAGGAAAACGCTATCTACCTCCACAGCTCCCAAAAAGGCAGGAAAATAGAGATCCTTAAAAAGAACCCCAGGGTCTGTTTTGAAGCAGCTGTCGAAACCGAGCTCATCACCGCTGATGACCCCTGCAATTATAACGTCCGCTACAGGAGCGTTATCGGACACGGTCAGGCAAAGTTTCTGGAGGATTACAATGAAAAAGTCGAGGGACTTACCGTGCTTTCCGAACATTACGGAAAAAAGGGGCCTTTTGAGTTTGAGGAGTGGAAGGTTAACAGGCTGTGCGTGATTAAGATTGAGATTGAAAAGATGACCGGGAAAGAAAGTGGTTTTTAA
- a CDS encoding D-glucuronyl C5-epimerase family protein codes for MGNSVSNVVINESGIPMIDYGYSNEIYVGKQINPVLISQQALYYEYEYQRGNESCKKLFLNNANYLVESAVQYNNYTLWQYNFPWPPYNLTSPWVSAMAQGQGVQALIKAYNMTGEDKYLNSARLALNSFYIDVENGGVTYKDRNGWWYEEYVTGTDVQPRVLNGMIFSLFGIYEYYRITGDEDAKFLFDQGIISLKNNLYKYDSGDWTHYDAIGNKAGISYNKVHINQMLQLYEITGDSFFKEYYEKFNKYDQSPISTLKSKKLDYILYISNFIFLSLTLEMISSLKFKKYVRNIYSRQIK; via the coding sequence ATGGGAAACAGTGTTTCCAATGTAGTGATCAACGAATCTGGTATCCCAATGATAGATTATGGGTACTCAAACGAAATCTATGTTGGTAAACAAATTAATCCTGTTCTAATCAGCCAACAAGCTCTTTATTATGAATATGAATACCAAAGAGGGAATGAAAGTTGTAAAAAATTATTTTTGAACAATGCAAACTACTTAGTTGAAAGTGCAGTTCAGTATAATAATTATACACTATGGCAATATAATTTCCCTTGGCCACCATATAATTTGACAAGTCCATGGGTATCTGCAATGGCACAAGGGCAAGGTGTACAGGCATTAATTAAAGCTTATAATATGACTGGTGAGGATAAATATTTAAATTCTGCACGTTTGGCTCTTAATTCGTTTTATATTGATGTTGAGAATGGAGGCGTTACTTATAAAGATCGAAATGGTTGGTGGTATGAAGAATACGTAACTGGTACAGACGTGCAACCAAGAGTTCTTAACGGAATGATCTTCTCATTATTTGGAATCTATGAATACTACAGAATTACAGGGGATGAAGATGCGAAGTTTTTGTTTGATCAGGGGATCATTTCTTTAAAGAATAACTTATACAAGTATGATTCAGGAGATTGGACACATTATGATGCAATAGGTAACAAGGCAGGTATATCTTATAATAAAGTACACATAAACCAGATGTTACAATTGTACGAAATAACAGGTGATTCATTTTTTAAAGAATATTATGAGAAATTCAACAAATATGACCAAAGTCCAATATCTACTTTAAAATCTAAAAAGTTGGATTACATATTATACATATCAAACTTTATTTTTTTGTCTTTAACCCTTGAGATGATATCTAGTCTTAAATTTAAAAAATACGTGCGCAATATTTATAGTCGTCAGATTAAATAA
- a CDS encoding tetratricopeptide repeat protein, with protein sequence MAKMAKTLKTLEKAAEESTGKGRVFFDMGKYEEALQAYGEAAETWKEMADLLFENGKEESGNIFLGKVFEAESRCGMAFFKLGKYEEALEVVDKALELKPESSTEWSNRGFVLSAMGRNEEALEAFDKALSLDPESPKIMTNKGVVYFRMGLLEKALETFDKALEAEPKKASDWACKLPRFSFFSRNKAPIMRPDNAEVWHWKGNVFMELGEKEKALNSYKMALESDPDHLNSLLCGGALLCEFSEYKEAFKCYVRALKLSPGIEAAKQGKELCEEKINQ encoded by the coding sequence ATGGCAAAAATGGCAAAAACGCTCAAAACCCTTGAAAAAGCCGCAGAGGAGAGTACCGGTAAAGGCAGGGTCTTTTTCGATATGGGCAAATATGAAGAAGCCCTGCAGGCTTACGGGGAAGCCGCCGAGACTTGGAAAGAAATGGCAGACCTCCTTTTTGAAAATGGGAAAGAGGAGAGTGGAAACATCTTCCTGGGAAAGGTCTTCGAAGCAGAGTCCCGCTGCGGGATGGCTTTTTTCAAGCTTGGAAAGTACGAAGAAGCCCTGGAAGTCGTTGACAAAGCCCTGGAACTAAAACCCGAAAGCTCCACAGAGTGGTCCAACCGGGGTTTTGTGCTTTCGGCGATGGGCAGGAATGAAGAGGCACTTGAAGCCTTTGATAAAGCCCTTTCCCTGGACCCCGAATCCCCCAAAATCATGACCAACAAAGGGGTTGTCTATTTCAGGATGGGGCTCCTCGAAAAAGCCCTGGAAACCTTTGACAAAGCCCTTGAAGCCGAACCCAAAAAGGCATCTGACTGGGCATGCAAACTTCCCAGATTCAGCTTCTTTTCCCGAAACAAAGCTCCCATCATGAGACCTGATAATGCTGAGGTCTGGCACTGGAAAGGCAACGTGTTTATGGAACTGGGAGAAAAAGAAAAAGCCCTGAATTCCTACAAAATGGCTCTGGAAAGCGACCCTGACCACCTGAACTCCCTCCTGTGCGGAGGAGCCCTGCTCTGTGAATTTTCAGAATACAAAGAGGCTTTCAAGTGCTATGTGAGAGCCCTTAAACTAAGCCCCGGAATCGAAGCTGCAAAACAGGGGAAAGAACTCTGCGAAGAAAAGATTAACCAATGA
- a CDS encoding metal-dependent hydrolase, giving the protein MTGRKTHMTAGVLVSFILIWYMVPKGLVLSSVLLPIALVSSALGAVLPDLIEPPRNRRHRKFFHSLLCLALLLLYLNQTCLSLLTAGTVDEVTIGIFFAGAGYASHLVLDALTPAGLPVVGL; this is encoded by the coding sequence GTGACAGGTCGAAAAACACACATGACAGCAGGAGTTTTAGTCTCCTTTATCCTGATCTGGTATATGGTTCCGAAAGGTCTTGTTCTCAGCTCAGTGCTTCTTCCGATAGCTTTAGTGTCCTCTGCCCTTGGAGCCGTGCTGCCTGACCTGATCGAGCCTCCCAGAAACCGGCGCCATCGAAAGTTTTTCCATTCGCTTCTTTGCCTCGCACTTTTACTGCTGTATCTTAATCAGACCTGTTTAAGTCTGCTAACTGCCGGGACGGTAGATGAAGTTACGATCGGAATCTTTTTTGCAGGGGCCGGGTATGCTTCGCATCTGGTGCTTGATGCGCTTACGCCTGCGGGGCTACCGGTCGTTGGGTTGTAA
- a CDS encoding C39 family peptidase encodes MGEGQFIELVNTTLGKTDRKGTTPSGIVEGVEKMGLRAEIRENLTLDDLRDSINKGIPVIVRLQAWKNADQSWEMDASSHYMVVIDIDSKNVYFEDPWILGNRGYIPHDEFIERWHTFSYASPTAAEKTKMIHMGIFIIETSLHKIPISYMWTKSRYQYA; translated from the coding sequence ATGGGAGAAGGCCAGTTTATTGAGCTCGTCAACACTACTCTCGGAAAGACTGACCGCAAGGGCACCACCCCCAGCGGCATCGTAGAAGGGGTAGAAAAAATGGGGCTTAGAGCCGAGATTAGGGAGAACCTGACACTGGACGATTTGAGAGACTCCATTAATAAAGGCATTCCGGTAATAGTTAGACTCCAGGCCTGGAAGAATGCGGATCAATCCTGGGAAATGGATGCGAGCAGTCACTACATGGTAGTCATAGACATAGACAGCAAAAATGTGTACTTTGAAGACCCATGGATACTTGGCAACAGAGGGTATATTCCACATGATGAGTTCATAGAACGCTGGCATACTTTCAGTTATGCATCTCCTACAGCTGCTGAAAAAACAAAAATGATTCATATGGGAATCTTTATCATTGAGACAAGCCTGCACAAAATCCCTATTTCATACATGTGGACTAAATCCAGGTACCAATATGCTTGA